The following nucleotide sequence is from Columba livia isolate bColLiv1 breed racing homer chromosome 13, bColLiv1.pat.W.v2, whole genome shotgun sequence.
CACTGAAAGTGCTCTCTGTTACATCATAGAAGGGGAGAATAAagacgttcaacagtgttggtccaagtgctggtcactgagagATGACACCAGCAACTGGCTGCATGgaggactttgtaccactgatgatatttgggcttgatgATTCAGCCAGCTTCCCACCCAGCATCCACTTCTTGAGCCCCATCAGCACCACTCTGGTCAGAAGGAGACCATGTCTGAGCCTTGCAAACGCCCTGTACACAAcgtgcctttctttcccctatccaTTCGTGTTCACCAATCCCTTTTTTGTCCTTCACATTCCTGAacatggctgcaggaggacaTGTCCCAACACTTTCCCAGGATGGGAGGGAGGGTGACCAGCCTGTAGTTATCCCAGTTCTTGTTTGTGCTCTTCCTGAAGATGAGTTTGAGGTCTGCATTTTCTAAGGACCCCAGAAGCATTCTGGTTTCTATGacacttttgagagcacaatCCAGAATCAGTTGCAAGGGTGAGGTAGGAGActggagcacttgcaatgagcctgtccaaggcagctgagatgaatctcagtGGGCCTGTGgagtttgttcctggagtcacacacagaaatgtctggGTTTCATCAAGTATCCACATGTGACCAGACCTCATGGACTCcttatgcacccagggatgttcacagacagagtctgtcccttttacacacagaggcaggagtcacagtgtccctctgTCCTCCTGTTGCCACTGCAACGGGTCGGGATGCACCTCAGGCCTGTGGCGTGTCACATGCTCTGTACTCACctgagatgtcccacatcatgaggaatggacacagggacctcagttcaaggaagaagatcccagtggtcacctcacatacatgatgtgcgtgctcacatctcatctgaaCAGTgcaaacatggatttctgaCCTACTCATTCAGGGTCCCTtcatggagagaagaaaaacttccGTGAGCTGGGGAGATAGGCcagggctggaaatggtggttgtgaggggccagtccatgatgATTGACCTGAGGTtccttccatggggtgtccagtgcacacgggcacagcccagcccctgctctgctggtcctgcaggtctctggcaggaggcctggctgtgagaggacactgctgtgtgccagccctgcacacacacactgttcagctgtaccctggtGTCTGAATCTGTGGGACACTTTTGTACTCATATTCTTGAAGACATAAACCGTCATTTACTTCACATaagagatcacctttctatctggaaaggctgtcctgagtccagctctgtcacagcagtgcccattgcctgtccctgcctgcactcacaggactgacacacagcaggacggtgaccaagctgccagagcactcaggccttgcaccaacaccagggatgagaaggggaatgtgggagtggaaccagaacagctctagAAGTTCAAGCGCTgttgctccctggcagggcttcCATGCTGGACACGTTTCCCCTCCACCcatcacaggaactgtccctgcagctccagaaagGCCTTGGAGTTACGAtgtcagtagaaaaaaaatggtggaaggtccctttattttatttaaacacagaGAGCACGAATTCGTCACTGACACAGCCACTcagtgagaaaagaaaagcaggcagTGAATTACAAagggaattaaaatattttcctaataaacaaatacaaagagaaacaaaaaacattgcACACAGGATGAACCTGCAATGAGTTGGACTACAACTCTTATGTAGAAGAAATTAGAGACAGTTTATAGCTTCAGAAGAAATCCAGTCATCtgtttcctcagggcatccttgagctcctggttcctcatgctgtagatgagggggttcactgctggaggcaccaccgagtacagaaagGACAAAACCAGGTCCTGgaatggggaggagatggaggggggttTCAAGTAGGCAgacatggcagtgctgacaaacagggagaccacgaccaggtgagggaggcaggtggaaaaggctttgtgccgtccctgctcagaggggatcctcagcacggccctgaagatctgcacgtaggacaccacaatgaacacaaaacaaccaaaagcGAAAGAAAAGCCGACTAGAAGAAACCCAgcttccctgaggtaggagtgtgagcaggagagcttgaggatctgggggatttcacagaagaactggcccagggcattgcccttgcacaggggcagtgaaaatgtattggccgtgtgtaacagagcatggagaaacccagtggcccaggcagctgctgccatgtggacacaagctctgctgcccaggagggtcccgtagtgcaggggtttgcagatggcaacgtagcggtcgtaggacatgatggtgaggagacaatactctgctaCTACCAAGAAGGTAAAGAGAAAGAGCTGTGCAAcacatcctgtgtaggagatgTT
It contains:
- the LOC135575317 gene encoding olfactory receptor 14C36-like, producing MSNSSSITQFLLLAFTDTQELQLLHFWLFLGIYLAALLGNGLIITTIAWDQHLHTPMYFFLLNLALLDLGSISTTVPKTMANFFWDTRNISYTGCVAQLFLFTFLVVAEYCLLTIMSYDRYVAICKPLHYGTLLGSRACVHMAAAAWATGFLHALLHTANTFSLPLCKGNALGQFFCEIPQILKLSCSHSYLREAGFLLVGFSFAFGCFVFIVVSYVQIFRAVLRIPSEQGRHKAFSTCLPHLVVVSLFVSTAMSAYLKPPSISSPFQDLVLSFLYSVVPPAVNPLIYSMRNQELKDALRKQMTGFLLKL